DNA from Comamonas serinivorans:
CATCGGTCGATCCGACAGGTCTGATCCGGTCGCGACCTCAGCGAACGCGGCCGCGATAAGCGGCCGTTCGGCCGATTCTTGCGCGAAGACCTCGATGCGCTTCTCATCCGGTTGGAAAAGCAGCGTGGCTTCGACAGGCGGCTTGTAGTGGATCGGCTGCAGCGACAGATCTGGCAATGTGTTCTGCACGCTATTCGTGGCCCCGGCGTGCCGGATCAGGAACATGTGCAAGGAACCAGAGCTGCCGTCTTCAGCGGTCAGCCCGACCTGGAAGTACTGGATCAGGCAAGGTCCGGAGATCTGTAGCTGCGCCTTGATCTTGCTTTCGAAAGCGGCCTTGCTGGTCTCGTTCCATTCGAAGTCTGCCAAGTGGTCACAGTCGACCTCGAAGGCTTCGTAGAGCTTGCCGAAGTTTCGGTAGTGCTCGGCGTAATGGAATCGCTCAGCCTCCTCGAACAGATCGGGCGCCCGAACGAGCAGGAACGTTGCACGGCCGAGGTCATCGGTCTGCTCGTCGAACCCGGCTCGAAGACGACCTTCCGCGTCGTCGAATTTGAACAGGTCACGCTCGGCGACTCTGATCGCCGTTGGCCCCTTTCCTTCGGCCAGTGCGATGACCCGTCGGGCGTCCCCTTCGAGCCTAGCTTGAGCCTCTGTGGGTAGATTGCGGCAGCCGGCCGACAACTCGCGACGTGCGCTTGCGCAGGTCTGCGCATCGACGCCGTCGACCAGCTGCGCCAGGGCCGAGGTCACCCAGGCCTGGTTGGCAAGCTCGCTGACGCTGCTGCACAGCGTCCGGAGGGCGCCAAGGGATGCAGTCTCAACAAACCGGTGGAATGAGGCAGTGTTCTTGTTCGCCTGGGCCATTCGTTCGTTCTGTTCCTTCAAGGGTGCCCTCAGGGGATGATCCCGAGGCGGACCTTCACTTTGATCTCATCGAGCCATGGCTGTCGGTAGTGGCGTGCCATCTGGTCGAGCTGCATTCGGGCGACGCCGGCTTGCTGGGCGAGTTGCTCTAGCGAGGTGACCAGGTCGAGCCAGTCGAGACGACCGGCAGCGACGATTGCCGCCTTGTCGGCCGTCGACAACAGCAGCTTGGCGGTCGCGGCCAGCCCCTGGCCGTGAAGCCAAGCCAGAAGATGAAGCTCGCCATCGTCTAGGCCAGCACTCGCTGGATGAGCCAGCGCGAAACGGGCGAGCGTCCGCTTGTCGACGGCGTGCCTTGCAGTCAAGCCTTCCACCAGAACGTCTCGATCCACCGCGACGCGACGCGGATCGGCCGGATCACCCGTCAGCGCTTCCTCGACGCACTTCTCGACGGTTTCAACGGAGAAGGTCGAAGTCAGCGCCGACCAGCAACCGATGCGAAAGGCTTCCAGGATGACGTTGGTATCGACGAAGACACGAACTCGGGCGATAGGAGCGGCGACCTGCGGCATTCTGGACGCGCCCTTCAAAGCTCATAGGGCGCAGTCATCGAGTGCTCGGCGAACAGGTCGCCCAGCTGCGGCAAGCTCATGCCCACCGCCTTGGCGGCCTTCCGCGCGGACAGGCGACCATGATCGATGGCACGGTGAAGCATGCCGACGAAGGCGGGCGAGAAGCGTTTCGGAGTGCCTGCGACAGACGCACGCTGGCGCTCGCGACGCAGCGCCTCACACGCGGCCTGATCGATCCAGCGCATGTTGAACAGTCGCCACGCCAGAGCGGTGGGCGCGACGCGAAGCTCAGCAGCGACGTCGGCTAGATGGTCCACGTCTCCGATGCGGCGCTTGTCGATAAGCTGCTCCAGCGACACGGTGGGCATCAGCAGCGCGGCGGCGAAGTTGTTTGCCAACTGCTCGATTCGGCGCGTGCGTCCGCGCTCCTCGAACGAGTTGGACTCGCGGTGCTCAGGCTTCATCGCGTCCCACGTCAACGCGTGGAACAGCTCATGCGCGAGATCGTAGAAGCGCCGCGCTTCAGGCTCGTGGCGGTTAATCAGGATGACGCCCAAGTCCTGCAGGTGGCAGGTCGCGCCAGAGATCGCCTCCCGGTCGTCATTCGACAAGGTGTCGACAAAGAGCACCGGGATGTCGAGCTCCTTCTCGACGCTGTCGATCAGGCGCTCAGCCGGGACCTTACCCAGCTTCAGCGCCTCGACCAGATCCTCGGCGCGCGCAATGGCCTCCTCGAACGAAGACTGCATCGTCAGCCGCAGGCTGTGCTTGAGCGGGCTGGTACGCCCCTGCTCCTGCTCACGCAGCCAGCGCAGCAAGCCAATCCACTGCCCCGCGCGCAGCTCGAACTCGTCTAGCTGCTCTTGTTGCAGTTGCGGCTCCGCCCGCCACGAGAACTGCGCTTCGCCCGCGACGACGAACGGATCGAGGAAGAACTCGACGTCGCGGTCGAGCGCGTCGGACAGCACCACAAGCTCATCAGGCAACAGCCGACGCTTGCCGTTCTCCAGGTCAGAGACGCTCTGGCGGTCGTTCAAGCCCAGCAGCTCGGCCAGCCGGTCCTGGTTCCAGCCAGCAGCCTCGCGTGCAGCTTTGACGCGATAGCCGATGAGGCGATGGGACAGACGTTCGAGCATTGGCCGCACTCCTAAAACCGTCATTCTATTCTTGCGAACCGGATTTCGCAAGTTTGCCCTGCGTTGCCATCCGCTTCGGACCTCCTCGCGGACCATCTGTGACGGTTTCGACTCCCTCGCCCCGTCATGAACAACCCCGAACTTCCATCTCCCGCGGAGATGCAGCCCGCCGCCCGCGCCGCTGAGATCACCGCCATCCTTGCGGCAGCCATCATCCGCAGTACGACTGCCGACCGTCCAGCAGAGAGTCGGGTTGGCCTTGGCTTCCTGCCCGACCAGCGCGTTCATGCAACCCCCTATCCACTGGAGCAGTTGTCATGAACGAGAAGTCAGCGTCCATCGCGGCGCAGATCGCCGACCTGGGTCATCTCCCGATGGCCGAGCTGTGGGTCCTGTGGGATCGGTACTTCGAGCGCCGGCCCGACCATCCAAATCGCACGCACGTCGAGTCCCGCGTCGCCTACAAGCTGCAGGAGGCGGTCCATGGAGGGCTGGCCCCGCAGACGCGTCAGCGCCTGGAAGCCATCGGCGCCAAGCACTCGAAAATCAAGCTGCGGGCCAAGCCGCGCACGTTCAGCTTTGCACCCGGCACGGTGTTGCTGCGCGAGTGGGGCGAGCGCGAGCACCGGGTTACCGTCAACGCCGACGGCCACTTCGAGTACGAGGGCCACCGCTTCAAGAGCCTGACGGCCGTGGCACGCCACATCACCGGCCAGCACTGGAGCGGGCCCCTGTTCTTCGGCCTGAAGGGAGGCGCCTGATGGTCGAGATCGCGTCTCCCAAGGCGCGCAAGCGCTGCGCCGTGTACTGCCGGGTGTCGTCCGATGAGCGCCTGGACCAGGAGTTCAACTCCATCGATGCGCAAAAGGAGGCCGGCCACGCCTTCATCGCCAGCCAGCGAGCAGAGGGCTGGATTCCAGTGGCCGACGACTACGACGACCCCGGCTACTCCGGCGGCAACACGGAACGCCCGGCTCTGAAGCGCCTGCTGGCCGACATCCAAGCCCGACGCATCGACATCGTGGTCGTCTACAAGATCGACCGGCTCACGCGCAGCCTCACGGACTTTTCCAAAATGGTCGAGGTGTTCGAGCGACACAGCGTGTCGTTCGTGTCGGTGACCCAGCAGTTCAACACCACATCCTCGATGGGGCGGCTGACGCTCAACATCCTGCTGTCCTTCGCCCAGTTCGAGCGCGAGGTCACCGGCGAGCGAATCCGCGACAAGATCGCCGCTGCCAAGAAGAAGGGTCTGTGGATGGGCGGCGTGCCGACCATCGGGTACGACGTCGTCGAACGCCAGTTGGTGGTCAACGAGACGGAAGCTGCTGTCGTGCGGCGCATCTTCCAAGAGATGCTGACCATCGGCTCGCCCACCCAGATCGCGGCGCGTCTAACCGCAGAGGGCATCACAACGAAGGCTTGGACGACGCAGGACGGGCGGGTGCGCACCGGCACGCGCATCGACAAGAAGTACATCCACAAGGTGCTGCGCAACCGGATCTACCTGGGCGAGCTATCGAACAACGGCACCTGGTACCCCGGCGTGCATCCGCCGGTCATCGACCAGGCCCTGTGGGATCAGGTGCACGCCGTGCTGGCCCGGGACAGCCACGCGCGGTCGGTGGAGACCAAGATTCGCTCCCGCAACGACGCCTTGTTGCGCGGCCTGCTGTACGCGCCCTCCGGCGAGCGGATGTATCCAACGTACTCGCGCAAGAACGGACGCAAGTACCAGTACTACGTGTCGAAGTCCGAGAGCCGTTTCGGCGCGCCGGGCAAGAGCTACGAGCGGCTCCCAGCGGCCGAGATCGAGGCAGCGGTGGTGGCGCAGATCCGCACCGTGCTGACCAGTCCAGAGTCAGTGGCTGCGGTGGTGCGGCAGATTCAGCGAAGCGGCTCGCCCATCGACGAGGCGACGACGGTACTTGCGATGGGAAGGCTCAACGACGTGTGGGACCAACTGTTCCCTGCAGAGAAGCATCGCATCGCCAACCTGATGATCGAGCGCGTAGACCTGATCCACACCGACGAGTTGCAGGGTGTGAAGGTCAAGTGGCGTGAGCTGGGCTGGGACGCTTTGATTGGGGAGTTCGCGCCGGGCAGCGTGGGCGCCGAGTTGCTGGAGGTGGAGGGATGAAGGGCGGCTTGCAGGAGACCTTCGTGCCATTGACGCTGCGGCGGCGCGGCGTGCAGCGGCTGATGCAGGCCCCGCCCGAGGCGCGCGAAGCCCACGACAGCACCTTGATCGAGGGGATCGCACGGGCGTTCCACTGGCAGCGACTGCTGGACAGCGGCGTGATGACCAGCGGATCAGACATCGCGCGGGCGGAAGGGCTGCACCACTCGACCGTCAACGAACTGCTGCGGCTGACGCTGCTGGCCCCCGACATCATCGAGTTGCTGCTGGCTGGCCGACAGCCCCGTCGCATGACACTGATGTGGTTTCAACGCCATCCGCTGCCAGTGGACTGGCAGGCACAACGCCAGGTCGTGGCCCGCTTCGAGGAGGATTCTTGAGCACGAAACATCGGGGGCGCTTCGAGGGTGCGCCGGTCACCCGGAAACTGCCCGCGCCGGCAGGCGGCGTGAAGTTGGAGACCTTCGTGCCGTGGCGGCTAGTGCCTCGCGGCCTCAAGCGCGCGGTGATCACGCCGCCAGGCACGGCGAAGGCGGTGGAGGCTCATTCGTCGTGGGCCGAGCCGGCGCACTCCGTCGCCACGGACACGGCCTTGATGCGTTCGCTCGGGATGGCGCACCACTGGCAGCGCCTGCTCGCCGAGCAGCGCGTGGCCTCGGTGGCCGACATTGCGAAGGCCGAGGGGCTGGACACATCCCAGGTCCACCGACTGATGCGGCTGACCTTGTTGGCGCCGGAGGTGTTGGAGCGCCTGGTCAACATGCCAGACCTGCCGGTCCAGCGTCTTCTGGGTCGCCCGTGGCCGTATGGCTGGGCCGATCAAGTCCGGGTGCTGGACACGATACGCTGACCGCCAAGTGGCACCAGAGCCGCCGTCGGGCGGCTTTTTTGTTGCCCAACGTCGTGCCGGTCGCCGTCGCGGACCAGTTGCCGATCCCAACCGACGCCTCTAAGCCGTTGAATCAGCGGGGGGCGGTCCGGGGAGCCCTCCACGGAGCGTAGAGAAAAACAGAGAACAGAGAGGCCCTGAGGCTCGGAGGGCGGCGTGGGTGGGGCCATCGCGTCCGCAGATCACACTGTGAACACGCGCCAACACGCGGGGAACAGGCAAGAAAAAAGGCCAACCGAGAACGGTTGGCCTTGGGTAAATGGTGGAGCTGGGGGGATTTGAACCCCCGTCCGCACTTGCAGTATCAAGGGATTCCGGTGATCGGTGCGAAATCGGTGCGATTTCGGGAAGTCTGACCGACACCGCAGAACACTCCAATGTGTTACTGAAACGTAACCGCAACCTTGTTTGTCGGACGGGTCAAGGCGCCCCGAGAGGGTGTCAGCGCGGGCAGCTCGTCCGCCAAAGCCAGGCAAGGCCCAATGCCACCGGCAGGCCAGCCCACCAGGGCGCCTGCCAGATGAACACCACCAGGCCCAGCAGCACGCTCCAGCCGCCCCAGTTCATTGAGCCTCCCCGGCATCGGCCAGTTGCCGGCGCACCTCGGACCGGATGTCCTTGGGGGCTGTCTTGGCCACACGTTCCGCCTTGCTCATGCGCATGTTCTTCAGCTTGGTCCGAACCGAAACCATGTTGATGGCCACGGGGCTGTCCGGGTTCTTGCGATTCCAGGCGCGCATCTTCTCACGCACCTTGGCCTGCGCCTCGGCGTCCCGGTCGTACATGGCGCGCGTCATCTCCTCCACCAGGCGGGAGCGCATGGCCTTGTTCTGCGCAATCAGGTTGGACTGCAGGCTGGTCGCCTCCTGCACCTGGGCCACATTTCGCGGCTGGAAGCCAACCGCCTTGGTGATGCCCTCCGCCCACCCGGCATCAATGACCTTGCGGCCCTTGGTGTCGGTGTACTCGCCCTCCACGCCCGTCTGAATCCCCTTGGCCAGATTGCGCACAGCATTCGGCATCACCTGCAGCACACCCTTGCCCACGTCGCCCCGGCTCACCATGTCCGCACCTTGAAACACGCGGGTCACGAAGTCGCCGGCAGGGCCCGCCACCTCGCCCACGTCCCGCGTGTGATCGGCCTTGGTCACCAGCAGGCCTGTGCCCGGAATGAGGTTGTCCATGCCAAGTCGACCCGACACATCCAGCGGCATGCCGGGCAGGCCCGAAAAGCCGCTGTCGATGATCTCGGCGCCAGCCTTGCCAAACACGCCTTCCAGCCACTGCTTGCGAGCCGCCTTGGTGCTGAAGCTGTAGCCCAGGCGCTGCAGGATGCCGTCGATGATGTCCTCGGCGTCGCCCATGAAGGGCACACCCCCCACCCCGGAAATCACCAGCCCCATGGCCAGGGCGAACATCGCCGCCTTGCGCCCTTCAGGCGTGCCGCTGGATGCCATGCGGTACAGCAGCTCCATGTAGCTGACGCTGTACTGCTTGAAGGTGAACAGCGTTGCCCCGACCGCGCCGCGCGCCCACTCGGGCTTCGCGCCCTTGTTGTAAACGAACTGGGTGTCGTTCACGGTCTGCTCGGCAAACTTGAACGGGTCGGCCATCCCCTGTTCCTGGGCAATGCGGTACGCGGCAATGAAGCTGCTGCGGCGGTTGAACTGCTCCGCAATGGCGAAGGGCTGGCCCCACAGCACCGACACCTTCTGCTGCAGGTTCGATGCGCTCGCCGCCAGGTTGCCCAGTGCAGTGCCGTCGCCCGTCTTCAGGCCGCCCTTGCCCATGGCCATGCCCATGATCTGGTGCACCTCCTGCGGGCTGACCACGCCCTCGTCCTCGGCGCGCTTCAGCGCCTTGTCCAGCTCCGCATCACCCGTCCGGCGCTTGATGGCGTCCTTCACGGCCGCAGCCATGTGCCGGCCCGCGCCAGCCACGCCCGCCCATTGGCTCAGGTAAGGCATGGTCACAGCAAAGGGCTGCGTGGTGTTGACGATGGCGCTGGCCAGCGAGCCCCCCAGGTACTGCGCGAACATGAACGCGCGAATGCCCTGGCCAGCCTCCTGCGGGTTGCGCACAAAGTCGGCCATCTTCTGCGCGCTGTCGCGCAGCTCGCCCTCTTGGTTCGTGAAGTCCGCCAGGGACTGGTCAATCTCGCGCGTGTTCAGGTTCGTGGCCGTCAGCCGGCTGTTGCTGTAGATGAAGCCCGCCAGCACGCGCGACACGTCCTCGCTGAACCCGGCAACCCCCTTGCGCTGAATCAACCGCTTGGTGGCACTGCGCGAATCCTTGGCCAGGCGCAGGTACTCCTGAAACACCGGGTTCTCGGTGTCCTGGCCAGCCATGGCCCCAAAAATCTCCAGCGCCTCGGGCGTGATGCCCGCGAACAGCTTGTGTGCCTCCTTGCTGGCCGTGCCCTGTTTCACCGTGGCATCCGGGTAGGCCTGCACCATCTTGCGGCGCATGCGCCCCGCATCAAACCGGCTCTCAAACATGCCGAAGTACAGGCGCTGACCATCTGCACCCACCACGTCCACCGTGTAGTCGCCGAACCGGCTCAGCGGCGCATAGCCCTGCTCCATCAGGCGCGTGGTCTTCTCCGCGGTGGCCTGCATGCTGTTGGCCAGCTCCAGCACCTCGGCTCGTTGCGCACCCTCCAGTCCATCCGCCTTGTTCATCAGGTGCTCAAACAGCACCTGAGCGGCGTTTTGCACCCTGGCGTCCTGGGCCACATTCGGACCAGACTCAGCCATCACCTCCTCGGCAAGCAGCCTGGTGTGCTCACCACCCTGGCGCAGCATCTCGCTGATGGCCATGCCGGCGAGCGATTTGTCCGTGGCCGCGCGAAACTGCCGGTACAAGCCGATCTGCCGGTCATCCAGCTTGAAATGCTGGCGCAGCTCCGCATCGGTGAACACCACCCCGTCGCGCTGCATGGTGGCCTCGAATCGGTTGCGCACTGCGCCTTCAAAGCTGGCCACAGGCAAGGCCTGCCACCGCTTCAGTTCGCCCTCCGTCACCAGGCGCCGGCGCAGCATCTCTTGCGCCTTGCGCTGGGCGTCC
Protein-coding regions in this window:
- a CDS encoding helix-turn-helix domain-containing protein produces the protein MLERLSHRLIGYRVKAAREAAGWNQDRLAELLGLNDRQSVSDLENGKRRLLPDELVVLSDALDRDVEFFLDPFVVAGEAQFSWRAEPQLQQEQLDEFELRAGQWIGLLRWLREQEQGRTSPLKHSLRLTMQSSFEEAIARAEDLVEALKLGKVPAERLIDSVEKELDIPVLFVDTLSNDDREAISGATCHLQDLGVILINRHEPEARRFYDLAHELFHALTWDAMKPEHRESNSFEERGRTRRIEQLANNFAAALLMPTVSLEQLIDKRRIGDVDHLADVAAELRVAPTALAWRLFNMRWIDQAACEALRRERQRASVAGTPKRFSPAFVGMLHRAIDHGRLSARKAAKAVGMSLPQLGDLFAEHSMTAPYEL
- a CDS encoding site-specific recombinase resolvase, producing MKGGLQETFVPLTLRRRGVQRLMQAPPEAREAHDSTLIEGIARAFHWQRLLDSGVMTSGSDIARAEGLHHSTVNELLRLTLLAPDIIELLLAGRQPRRMTLMWFQRHPLPVDWQAQRQVVARFEEDS
- a CDS encoding DUF2924 domain-containing protein, whose amino-acid sequence is MNEKSASIAAQIADLGHLPMAELWVLWDRYFERRPDHPNRTHVESRVAYKLQEAVHGGLAPQTRQRLEAIGAKHSKIKLRAKPRTFSFAPGTVLLREWGEREHRVTVNADGHFEYEGHRFKSLTAVARHITGQHWSGPLFFGLKGGA
- a CDS encoding recombinase family protein, which encodes MVEIASPKARKRCAVYCRVSSDERLDQEFNSIDAQKEAGHAFIASQRAEGWIPVADDYDDPGYSGGNTERPALKRLLADIQARRIDIVVVYKIDRLTRSLTDFSKMVEVFERHSVSFVSVTQQFNTTSSMGRLTLNILLSFAQFEREVTGERIRDKIAAAKKKGLWMGGVPTIGYDVVERQLVVNETEAAVVRRIFQEMLTIGSPTQIAARLTAEGITTKAWTTQDGRVRTGTRIDKKYIHKVLRNRIYLGELSNNGTWYPGVHPPVIDQALWDQVHAVLARDSHARSVETKIRSRNDALLRGLLYAPSGERMYPTYSRKNGRKYQYYVSKSESRFGAPGKSYERLPAAEIEAAVVAQIRTVLTSPESVAAVVRQIQRSGSPIDEATTVLAMGRLNDVWDQLFPAEKHRIANLMIERVDLIHTDELQGVKVKWRELGWDALIGEFAPGSVGAELLEVEG